From Heteronotia binoei isolate CCM8104 ecotype False Entrance Well chromosome 12, APGP_CSIRO_Hbin_v1, whole genome shotgun sequence, the proteins below share one genomic window:
- the CKAP2L gene encoding cytoskeleton-associated protein 2-like isoform X2 gives MKPLLPKGAVAAAQEERWKKLQEYLAARGKLKQPSAKPYLKDKTNQQNLIPSTSDPTARCKKGITLNKTTGKQKRETKYSAPASRVPQSRLSGALVSQKPQDAPSELLRKRPLHVLPSKAIAENLAGKQSITISSSNRGLCQVRKTKKLEPVTKPKTQALQQTAKSFTLPTHSVESLQEKADKENLGSKFNPSLKKKVAVRSDLPSESQTWNSRPIASQGSMAVKRQVQTYQATKSQVQYDLRGPSANLKGADLQKQVPGESGAQIALKVGQSYACSRPEIKSQGLNPRASKQCTSVLRRLKENAIQSRTCKAPDALQRGQLKQQQKIPCKAQQVRRHLSNSRASTNPSVTQLRGKQTLPLAAHDGINKCRRSQSSKKLQRVPRTSSLKSRPVVSPDCTANRVIDTRRCERSKSRQLGMGQEPKTPHTQDRRKQLEQWLKSKGKSYKRPPMTLPAAKPRKKRQSLNQSFWNSLGEEEERMDHSLVEKISSTLMECLKLAEEGFPSEEILAMLSQIPEAEKFAQFWICKAKLQARRGTFDVAGLYEAAVRAGAAPLQKLKEVVADLLKNPDSPVQVSPTLVSPLLARDQVAITPQSTLQRQTCKPVSGIKLQIIPLFRAKEHHTGPDTKLLTPVRRSLRIEGAGACYPEMLKDHNKVVASLDELMATDHGSLFVFRKNEALPEDVEVELLRL, from the exons ATGAAGCCGCTTTTGCCTAAAGGGGCTGTGGCCGCCGCTcaag AGGAGCGATGGAAGAAACTACAAGAATATTTAGCAGCCAGAGGAAAGCTAAAGCAACCCAGTGCCAA GCCATACTTAAAGGACAAGACTAATCAGCAGAATCTGATTCCCTCCACATCAGACCCT ACTGCCAGATGTAAAAAAGGCATTACCCTGAACAAGACGACAGGTAAGCAGAAGAGGGAGACAAAATATTCAGCCCCTGCTAGCCGGGTTCCGCAGAGCAGATTGTCTGGTGCTCTTGTCTCTCAGAAGCCCCAGGATGCACCTTCAGAGCTGCTAAGAAAGAGACCTCTGCATGTTCTTCCTTCAAAGGCAATTGCTGAAAACCTTGCTGGGAAACAGAGCATTACAATATCTTCCTCCAATCGTGGTTTATGCCAAGTGAGAAAGACTAAAAAGTTGGAGCCAGTCACCAAACCAAAGACTCAAGCACTCCAGCAGACAGCAAAAAGTTTCACGCTACCCACTCATTCTGTGGAAAGCTTGCAAGAAAAGGCTGACAAGGAGAACTTGGGGAGTAAGTTCAACCCAAGTCTTAAGAAGAAGGTAGCTGTTAGGTCTGACCTCCCATCCGAGTCCCAAACATGGAACAGCAGGCCAATTGCTTCACAAGGCAGTATGGCTGTGAAAAGGCAAGTGCAAACTTATCAGGCTACTAAGTCACAAGTCCAGTATGACCTCAGAGGGCCTTCAGCTAATCTCAAAGGGGCTGATCTTCAGAAGCAAGTCCCTGGGGAGTCAGGGGCACAGATTGCATTAAAGGTTGGCCAGTCATATGCTTGTTCAAGGCCAGAAATTAAAAGCCAGGGTCTAAATCCCAGAGCATCAAAGCAATGTACCAGTGTGCTCAGGCGACTAAAGGAGAATGCAATACAGTCAAGGACATGCAAAGCTCCAGATGCTCTTCAGAGGGGACAATTGAAGCAACAGCAGAAGATTCCTTGCAAAGCTCAGCAAGTGAGAAGGCATCTGAGCAATTCTCGTGCCTCGACAAACCCCTCAGTAACACAATTAAGAGGAAAACAAACTCTCCCTTTGGCAGCACATGATGGCATCAACAAATGTAGGAGAAGCCAGAGCAGTAAGAAACTCCAGCGAGTGCCCAGAACTTCCAGCTTGAAATCCAGGCCTGTTGTCTCTCCAGATTGCACAGCAAATAGAGTCATTGACACTCGGAGATGTGAAAGAAGCAAGTCAAGGCAGCTGGGGATGGGTCAAGAGCCCAAAACCCCACATACCCAGGATCGCAG GAAGCAGCTGGAACAGTGGCTGAAGTCCAAAGGAAAATCCTACAAGCGGCCACCAATGACCCTGCCTGCTGCAAAGCCACGGAAGAAAAGGCAGAGTCTGAACCAGTCCTTCTGGAACAGcctgggggaagaggaggaaagaaTGGATCACAGCTTGGTGGAAAAGATTTCAAGTACATTGATGGAGTGCCTGAAGCTTGCTGAGGAG GGATTTCCTTCAGAAGAGATCCTGGCCATGCTTTCCCAGATCCCAGAGGCAGAGAAGTTTGCCCAGTTCTGGATCTGCAAAGCAAAACTGCAGGCACGACGTGGCACATTCGATGTAGCTGGGCTGTACGAAGCGGCTGTTCGTGCTGGGGCTGCA CCACTACAGAAACTGAAGGAGGTTGTTGCTGATCTTCTGAAGAATCCAGACAGTCCAGTCCAGG TGAGTCCCACTCTAGTTAGTCCTCTCCTGGCCAGGGACCAGGTTGCGATTACTCCCCAGAGCACTTTGCAACGCCAGACTTGCAAGCCGGTCTCAGGTATCAAGCTACAAATTATTCCACTGTTCAG AGCAAAAGAGCACCATACAGGGCCAGACACAAAGCTCTTGACTCCAGTGCGGCGTTCCCTGCGCATAGAAGGTGCCGGGGCTTGCTACCCAGAGATGTTGAAGGACCACAACAAGGTAGTGGCTTCCCTTGATGAACTTATGGCCACAGATCATGGAAGCCTCTTTGTGTTCCGTAAAAATGAAGCTTTACCAGAGGATGTAGAAGTGGAGCTCTTGAGGTTGTGA
- the CKAP2L gene encoding cytoskeleton-associated protein 2-like isoform X1, with amino-acid sequence MKPLLPKGAVAAAQEERWKKLQEYLAARGKLKQPSAKPYLKDKTNQQNLIPSTSDPTARCKKGITLNKTTGKQKRETKYSAPASRVPQSRLSGALVSQKPQDAPSELLRKRPLHVLPSKAIAENLAGKQSITISSSNRGLCQVRKTKKLEPVTKPKTQALQQTAKSFTLPTHSVESLQEKADKENLGSKFNPSLKKKVAVRSDLPSESQTWNSRPIASQGSMAVKRQVQTYQATKSQVQYDLRGPSANLKGADLQKQVPGESGAQIALKVGQSYACSRPEIKSQGLNPRASKQCTSVLRRLKENAIQSRTCKAPDALQRGQLKQQQKIPCKAQQVRRHLSNSRASTNPSVTQLRGKQTLPLAAHDGINKCRRSQSSKKLQRVPRTSSLKSRPVVSPDCTANRVIDTRRCERSKSRQLGMGQEPKTPHTQDRRQQLEQWLKSKGKSYKRPPMTLPAAKPRKKRQSLNQSFWNSLGEEEERMDHSLVEKISSTLMECLKLAEEGFPSEEILAMLSQIPEAEKFAQFWICKAKLQARRGTFDVAGLYEAAVRAGAAPLQKLKEVVADLLKNPDSPVQVSPTLVSPLLARDQVAITPQSTLQRQTCKPVSGIKLQIIPLFRAKEHHTGPDTKLLTPVRRSLRIEGAGACYPEMLKDHNKVVASLDELMATDHGSLFVFRKNEALPEDVEVELLRL; translated from the exons ATGAAGCCGCTTTTGCCTAAAGGGGCTGTGGCCGCCGCTcaag AGGAGCGATGGAAGAAACTACAAGAATATTTAGCAGCCAGAGGAAAGCTAAAGCAACCCAGTGCCAA GCCATACTTAAAGGACAAGACTAATCAGCAGAATCTGATTCCCTCCACATCAGACCCT ACTGCCAGATGTAAAAAAGGCATTACCCTGAACAAGACGACAGGTAAGCAGAAGAGGGAGACAAAATATTCAGCCCCTGCTAGCCGGGTTCCGCAGAGCAGATTGTCTGGTGCTCTTGTCTCTCAGAAGCCCCAGGATGCACCTTCAGAGCTGCTAAGAAAGAGACCTCTGCATGTTCTTCCTTCAAAGGCAATTGCTGAAAACCTTGCTGGGAAACAGAGCATTACAATATCTTCCTCCAATCGTGGTTTATGCCAAGTGAGAAAGACTAAAAAGTTGGAGCCAGTCACCAAACCAAAGACTCAAGCACTCCAGCAGACAGCAAAAAGTTTCACGCTACCCACTCATTCTGTGGAAAGCTTGCAAGAAAAGGCTGACAAGGAGAACTTGGGGAGTAAGTTCAACCCAAGTCTTAAGAAGAAGGTAGCTGTTAGGTCTGACCTCCCATCCGAGTCCCAAACATGGAACAGCAGGCCAATTGCTTCACAAGGCAGTATGGCTGTGAAAAGGCAAGTGCAAACTTATCAGGCTACTAAGTCACAAGTCCAGTATGACCTCAGAGGGCCTTCAGCTAATCTCAAAGGGGCTGATCTTCAGAAGCAAGTCCCTGGGGAGTCAGGGGCACAGATTGCATTAAAGGTTGGCCAGTCATATGCTTGTTCAAGGCCAGAAATTAAAAGCCAGGGTCTAAATCCCAGAGCATCAAAGCAATGTACCAGTGTGCTCAGGCGACTAAAGGAGAATGCAATACAGTCAAGGACATGCAAAGCTCCAGATGCTCTTCAGAGGGGACAATTGAAGCAACAGCAGAAGATTCCTTGCAAAGCTCAGCAAGTGAGAAGGCATCTGAGCAATTCTCGTGCCTCGACAAACCCCTCAGTAACACAATTAAGAGGAAAACAAACTCTCCCTTTGGCAGCACATGATGGCATCAACAAATGTAGGAGAAGCCAGAGCAGTAAGAAACTCCAGCGAGTGCCCAGAACTTCCAGCTTGAAATCCAGGCCTGTTGTCTCTCCAGATTGCACAGCAAATAGAGTCATTGACACTCGGAGATGTGAAAGAAGCAAGTCAAGGCAGCTGGGGATGGGTCAAGAGCCCAAAACCCCACATACCCAGGATCGCAGGCAA CAGCTGGAACAGTGGCTGAAGTCCAAAGGAAAATCCTACAAGCGGCCACCAATGACCCTGCCTGCTGCAAAGCCACGGAAGAAAAGGCAGAGTCTGAACCAGTCCTTCTGGAACAGcctgggggaagaggaggaaagaaTGGATCACAGCTTGGTGGAAAAGATTTCAAGTACATTGATGGAGTGCCTGAAGCTTGCTGAGGAG GGATTTCCTTCAGAAGAGATCCTGGCCATGCTTTCCCAGATCCCAGAGGCAGAGAAGTTTGCCCAGTTCTGGATCTGCAAAGCAAAACTGCAGGCACGACGTGGCACATTCGATGTAGCTGGGCTGTACGAAGCGGCTGTTCGTGCTGGGGCTGCA CCACTACAGAAACTGAAGGAGGTTGTTGCTGATCTTCTGAAGAATCCAGACAGTCCAGTCCAGG TGAGTCCCACTCTAGTTAGTCCTCTCCTGGCCAGGGACCAGGTTGCGATTACTCCCCAGAGCACTTTGCAACGCCAGACTTGCAAGCCGGTCTCAGGTATCAAGCTACAAATTATTCCACTGTTCAG AGCAAAAGAGCACCATACAGGGCCAGACACAAAGCTCTTGACTCCAGTGCGGCGTTCCCTGCGCATAGAAGGTGCCGGGGCTTGCTACCCAGAGATGTTGAAGGACCACAACAAGGTAGTGGCTTCCCTTGATGAACTTATGGCCACAGATCATGGAAGCCTCTTTGTGTTCCGTAAAAATGAAGCTTTACCAGAGGATGTAGAAGTGGAGCTCTTGAGGTTGTGA
- the IL1B gene encoding interleukin-1 beta has translation MARVPECQEEMMEFCSMNEEMPFYEDQPCLTKNASQSQRECASCSQVHCTCELNIQVKISKKIPTKGFRKAVVIVVAVEKMKMKARVFTDDDLLSILNTVLEPVSFDNSECTYATDSVYRFTRALSYDIQDIKQRSLVLNQPAQLVAMHLQGTNISQAVALKMAVYRPKGTVKNPIALGIKGSKLCLSCVPKEGAEGQPELQLEEENILRNVERSKLGRFIFNRIDVGNTTRFESAAFPGWFICTSKPNTAVGMTDQPGEVSIVDYALTNQK, from the exons ATGGCCAGAGTCCCAGAATGTCAGGAGGAGATGATGGAGTTCTGCAG CATGAATGAAGAGATGCCATTCTATGAAGATCAGCCTTGCTTGACTAAG AATGCCTCCCAAAGCCAGAGAGAGTGTGCATCATGCTCCCAAGTTCACTGCACCTGTGAGCTGAACATTCAAGTAAAGATCTCCAAGAAGATCCCAACGAAGGGCTTCCGGAAAGCTGTGGTGATTGTGGTTGCTGttgagaagatgaagatgaaagcCAGGGTGTTCACTGATGATGATTTGCTGAGCATTCTAAACACCGTCTTAG AACCTGTCTCTTTTGATAACAGTGAATGCACTTACGCGACAGATAGTGTTTACCGCTTCACCCGAGCCCTCTCCTATGATATCCAAGACATTAAGCAAAGGTCCCTCGTCCTCAATCAGCCGGCACAGCTGGTGGCCATGCACCTCCAAGGCACTAACATTAGTCAAGCAG TTGCACTAAAAATGGCAGTATACCGTCCAAAAGGCACCGTAAAGAATCCTATTGCACTGGGAATCAAAGGGAGCAAACTCTGCTTGTCTTGTGTGCCAAAAGAGGGAGCAGAAGGGCAGCCGGAGCTACAGTTGGAG GAAGAAAACATCCTTCGGAACGTTGAAAGATCCAAACTGGGTCGCTTCATCTTCAACAGGATAGATGTCGGGAACACCACACGATTCGAATCAGCAGCCTTCCCTGGCTGGTTCATCTGCACCTCCAAGCCCAACACAGCAGTTGGCATGACTGACCAGCCAGGAGAGGTCTCAATTGTAGATTATGCTCTCACCAACCAAAAGTAG